A segment of the Micromonospora sediminicola genome:
CGCCACCCCCGACGGCACCATGCCGGCGAACCAGTCCAGCCCGGCCGCGCCGTAGGGCGCGAGCCCGGCGCCGACCACCACCGCGACCACCCGGTCGGCCAGCAACGCGCCGCAGGCCAGGGCGTGCGGGCCACCGCCGGAGTGGCCCATCGTCGCGAACCGGTCGAGACCCAGCGCGTCGGCCACCGCCGCCACGTCGCCCGCCACCGAGGCGACGTCGCGGTCGGGCAGCGGGGTCGACCCGCCGTAGCCCGGGCGGTCGTGCGACACCCAGCGCAGGCCGAGCCGGTCGGCGGCGGCGAACAGCGGCGCGGGCGGGGCGCCGACGTTCGGCGTGCCGTGGTGCCAGAACACCGGCAGCCGGTCCGCCCCACCCGTGTCGTAGACGTGCAGGGTGCGGCCGTCGGGCAGGCGGAGATCGGTCTCGGTCACCATGCGGGGAGCCTACGGGCGGCGGGCGACACTTCCGGCCGCTATGGTCGGCGCGTGACCGGGGCGGGCAGGGCCGACGGCGTACCGGCGGTGCGGCTGCGGCCGGTCGCCGGGGAGGATCTGGCGATGTTCCGCCGGTTCGCCACCGAACCCGGCCTGATCGGCCTGGACTGGACCG
Coding sequences within it:
- a CDS encoding alpha/beta fold hydrolase; translated protein: MVTETDLRLPDGRTLHVYDTGGADRLPVFWHHGTPNVGAPPAPLFAAADRLGLRWVSHDRPGYGGSTPLPDRDVASVAGDVAAVADALGLDRFATMGHSGGGPHALACGALLADRVVAVVVGAGLAPYGAAGLDWFAGMVPSGVAALRAAAAGRAAKEAHEASDVEYDPEFTEADLAALHAEWSWFDSVVGPAVAAGPDGSIADDLAYVRPWGFDPAAVTAPVLLVHGERDGIAPVAHARWLADRCPAAELRTFPEDGHVSVLRHAEPALAWLSRRSASPRLP